AGCCCATGCTTTATCAGAATATTCACCCTGAACGGGAGGAGCTCCTAAGGCACAGCGAAAGAAGACTTCAAAGTGCTATTGTGGAATTGAACCAGCCTGATGGGGAGGGAATCCTGCTATACGGAACGTTGTGGAATAGAATAGTTCGGCGCTTGGCAAAAGTAATTAAAAAGGCTCCGCGCTCCTGATGAAATTGTCCCTCACATCGTCTTTCGATTTTCAATCTAAAGAATATCGAACGCTTCTTCAGAATTCTCAGGTTAGCGCTTTTCAGCAACCTGATTGGTTAAGCACCCTCTATAAACATATAGCTGATGATTCCGTTTTCAAACCTCTGGTAGTGCAAGGTCGAAGCTCACAGACCAATGAACTTCAAATCATCATTCCGATTTTTGCCAGAACGGATGGAGATGAAGTGGTCGTTGAATACGCTTCTGCAGGGGTTACTGACTATGCGTGTCCGATAGTGAGTACTGATCTCCTTAAAAATTCAGATCAACTAGCAGGATTTCCCGATCAGCTTTTTGAGGTTTTGAAAGACTACAAACGACTGAGAATCGGTCCCGTAAAAGAGGAGGACCTTTCATTGTGGCGACAGTTGCTCGGCACCGCTCCGACAAAAGCTAAATTTGGGCGACATGCCGTTGTGCCCGGATCACCCTACAAAGAATGGCGAAACAGCAACTTGGGAAAATCCCGGAGAAGCCAACTTGACCGCAAGGCACGACGTCTGGCGGATCGCGGCAAGGTTCATTTGCAAGTGCTCCCTTCGAGCGAGGCAGGTGAAGCTTTAAACTGGGCAAAACAAACTCGGACAGGCCGATTTCAGAATGACGCTATTCAACG
The DNA window shown above is from Verrucomicrobiota bacterium and carries:
- a CDS encoding GNAT family N-acetyltransferase → MKLSLTSSFDFQSKEYRTLLQNSQVSAFQQPDWLSTLYKHIADDSVFKPLVVQGRSSQTNELQIIIPIFARTDGDEVVVEYASAGVTDYACPIVSTDLLKNSDQLAGFPDQLFEVLKDYKRLRIGPVKEEDLSLWRQLLGTAPTKAKFGRHAVVPGSPYKEWRNSNLGKSRRSQLDRKARRLADRGKVHLQVLPSSEAGEALNWAKQTRTGRFQNDAIQREYINNFYSEIAARGTATGFARTYKLTCGEDPVATCFGVVDGDRYCYLVLACDYENFAQYSPGMMVLDLAMADWAATGGKVFDFTIGDEPFKSSFGCTRSPMFTFEADIKPS